A single genomic interval of Rosistilla ulvae harbors:
- a CDS encoding type II secretion system minor pseudopilin produces MAQANNVRCPVDRDETTTTKQCVPRRARRGIFLLIALVVIAVSTMAAYSFTDLMLAYDESTILSGRKTQADMLVESGTELARLMLAQSPTGREEMGGVDNNPAMFQAINVVPDLDPQRRGNVTVIAPSIDAMGEFSGIRYGLQNESARLNLNVLTVIEENYTVGDEALQAAADLGLADTDQAVVSDNIARELLMSLPNMTEDVADSILDWLDEDDEQRDFGAEYDYYNALPTPYGPKNGPLDSVEELLLVRGVTPELLFGADTNRNGIIDPIEQTYITTGDQSTASLGWSAFLTVYSREGNKTADGADRVDVNAEDLEQLQADLTDVLGNEDWASFIVAYRVAGQSGATASTGGDSDAAEAVSQASSGQAWSSSVLSTLDLSEGKVEVSQLLDLVGATVVVGEGNDQAVYQSPFANEPLSMATYMPYLMGLLTSKDYDSMPGRINLNECPAELIYGLPILEEETALALVEARGEQSESENRRFETWPLVEGILTLEQMRQLLPLVTAGGDVFRAQVVGYFEGANQSARVEVVIDATTINPDIVYWRSLSHLGRGFDVGTLGVRGEDGMQTLSIAE; encoded by the coding sequence ATGGCACAAGCTAATAACGTGCGATGCCCGGTCGACCGCGATGAAACAACGACGACAAAGCAGTGCGTCCCGCGTCGCGCCCGTCGCGGAATCTTTCTGCTGATCGCACTTGTTGTGATCGCGGTGAGCACGATGGCTGCTTATTCGTTTACCGACCTGATGTTGGCGTACGACGAATCGACGATCTTGAGCGGGCGCAAAACGCAAGCCGACATGCTCGTCGAATCGGGGACGGAGTTGGCGCGGTTGATGCTCGCTCAATCGCCGACCGGCCGCGAGGAGATGGGAGGCGTCGACAACAATCCGGCGATGTTCCAGGCGATCAACGTCGTACCCGATCTCGATCCGCAGCGTCGCGGCAACGTCACGGTGATCGCGCCGTCGATCGACGCGATGGGAGAGTTTTCGGGAATCCGTTACGGATTGCAGAACGAATCGGCGCGGCTGAATCTGAACGTGTTAACGGTGATCGAAGAGAACTACACCGTCGGCGACGAAGCGTTGCAGGCGGCGGCCGATCTGGGGTTGGCGGATACCGATCAGGCGGTGGTCAGCGACAACATCGCTCGCGAACTGCTGATGTCGCTGCCCAACATGACCGAAGACGTTGCCGATTCGATCTTGGATTGGTTGGATGAAGACGACGAGCAGCGCGACTTCGGCGCCGAATACGATTATTACAACGCCCTGCCGACGCCGTACGGTCCCAAGAACGGGCCGTTAGATAGCGTGGAGGAGTTGTTGTTGGTGCGCGGCGTGACGCCGGAACTGTTGTTTGGCGCCGACACAAATCGCAACGGCATCATCGATCCGATCGAACAGACCTACATTACGACGGGCGATCAATCGACGGCCTCGCTCGGCTGGTCCGCGTTTCTGACGGTCTACAGCCGCGAAGGGAACAAGACCGCCGACGGAGCGGACCGGGTGGATGTCAACGCCGAAGATCTGGAACAATTGCAAGCCGATCTGACCGACGTGTTGGGCAATGAGGATTGGGCCAGTTTTATCGTCGCCTACCGCGTCGCCGGGCAATCGGGTGCTACGGCGTCGACAGGTGGCGATTCGGATGCCGCCGAGGCGGTGTCGCAAGCGAGCAGTGGGCAAGCGTGGTCTTCGTCGGTCTTGAGCACTCTGGATCTTTCCGAAGGGAAAGTCGAGGTCTCGCAGCTGTTGGACTTGGTCGGAGCGACCGTGGTCGTCGGCGAGGGGAACGACCAAGCGGTCTACCAGTCGCCGTTTGCTAACGAACCGTTGTCGATGGCGACTTACATGCCTTATTTAATGGGCTTGTTGACATCGAAAGACTACGATTCGATGCCGGGACGGATTAATCTGAATGAGTGTCCGGCGGAACTGATCTACGGTCTGCCCATCTTGGAGGAAGAGACGGCGCTGGCGTTGGTCGAAGCCCGCGGCGAACAGTCCGAGAGCGAAAACCGACGCTTTGAGACCTGGCCGTTGGTCGAAGGGATCCTGACGTTGGAACAGATGCGCCAACTGCTGCCGTTGGTCACCGCCGGGGGCGATGTCTTTCGGGCTCAAGTTGTCGGCTATTTCGAAGGAGCCAATCAATCGGCTCGGGTGGAAGTCGTGATCGACGCGACGACGATCAATCCCGACATCGTTTATTGGCGAAGCCTGAGTCACTTGGGACGCGGCTTTGACGTCGGCACGTTGGGCGTGCGAGGCGAGGACGGGATGCAAACATTAAGCATCGCAGAGTAG
- a CDS encoding type II secretion system protein, with product MKAKAARSRKTQIDRSATPRKPLRRAGFSLFEIILALAIFGVAMAMLGNIVSNGAKAAIEARDLARAQIMCESKMAEVMLNTAGPQPISNVSLQSSDTLRQWEYSVLTEPAPMSGMVAVQVNVQSVSQDASVLPVEFTLTRWIIDPAMDLQGLEDEAAALAAEADAMATSDGTGA from the coding sequence ATGAAAGCTAAAGCCGCCCGATCACGCAAAACTCAAATCGATCGATCCGCGACGCCCCGGAAACCGTTGCGCCGGGCGGGGTTCTCGTTGTTTGAGATCATCCTGGCGTTGGCGATTTTTGGCGTCGCGATGGCGATGTTGGGGAACATCGTTTCCAACGGAGCAAAAGCGGCGATCGAAGCTCGCGACCTGGCTCGCGCTCAGATCATGTGCGAATCGAAGATGGCCGAAGTCATGTTGAACACCGCCGGACCGCAACCGATCTCCAACGTGTCGTTGCAATCCAGCGACACGCTGCGGCAGTGGGAGTATTCGGTGCTGACCGAACCGGCGCCGATGTCGGGGATGGTTGCCGTTCAAGTCAACGTCCAGTCGGTGTCGCAGGATGCATCGGTGTTGCCGGTCGAGTTCACGTTAACGCGTTGGATCATCGATCCGGCGATGGATCTGCAAGGGCTAGAGGACGAAGCGGCGGCGTTGGCGGCGGAAGCAGATGCGATGGCGACAAGCGATGGAACTGGAGCATGA
- a CDS encoding prepilin-type N-terminal cleavage/methylation domain-containing protein codes for MQPTSLPTLSRRCPRAAGRGFTLLELLLVLVLIAALSAMAVPAISVLMADGRIKRAGDEIRIVLAQSRLKAMRTGRTHMFRCEIGTSRYSVQPWNDASDMTEAADMSGQTLPGTAGTQAAVASYTPPEPTAADILELPENIVFADEQVESSQRSMFILQQAAMAAEAGWSQPILLYADGTTSTAVLRVKSEDGSVVKVQLRGLTGEAMVSEVTSDES; via the coding sequence ATGCAGCCAACCTCGCTTCCAACCCTATCTCGTCGCTGCCCGCGGGCAGCTGGCCGAGGGTTCACGCTGTTGGAACTACTGTTGGTCTTGGTTTTGATCGCCGCGTTGTCGGCGATGGCCGTGCCGGCGATCAGCGTGCTGATGGCCGATGGGCGGATCAAACGGGCGGGCGATGAAATTCGCATCGTCTTGGCCCAATCGCGGCTCAAAGCGATGCGAACCGGACGGACGCATATGTTCCGCTGCGAGATCGGCACCAGCCGGTACAGTGTCCAGCCGTGGAACGATGCCAGCGACATGACCGAAGCTGCCGACATGTCGGGGCAGACCTTGCCGGGGACCGCGGGAACTCAAGCCGCTGTCGCCAGCTACACTCCGCCCGAACCAACGGCTGCGGATATCTTGGAACTGCCCGAGAACATCGTCTTTGCCGACGAACAAGTCGAATCGTCGCAGCGCAGCATGTTCATTCTGCAACAAGCCGCGATGGCTGCCGAAGCGGGATGGTCCCAACCGATTCTGCTGTACGCCGATGGGACGACCAGCACGGCCGTGCTGCGAGTGAAATCCGAAGATGGCAGCGTCGTCAAAGTCCAGTTGCGCGGACTCACAGGCGAAGCGATGGTTTCGGAGGTGACGAGCGATGAAAGCTAA
- the gspG gene encoding type II secretion system major pseudopilin GspG, with translation MRKQRSRRRAAFTLLEVLLVLIILVIIGGIVTVNFVGIQKGAQDDTARTQLNNIKSGIKLYQLQVGTLPSSLEGLREKPNDIADPTRWKGPYFDEEIPADPWGNNYKYAPSGTGFELRSAGADGQEGSEDDVVVTSGTV, from the coding sequence ATGCGTAAGCAGCGATCGCGCCGTCGCGCGGCGTTTACGTTGTTGGAAGTTCTGCTGGTTTTGATCATCCTGGTGATCATCGGTGGAATTGTGACCGTGAATTTCGTCGGCATCCAAAAGGGGGCCCAAGATGACACCGCTCGGACCCAGCTGAACAATATTAAGAGCGGCATCAAGTTGTATCAGTTGCAAGTCGGCACCCTGCCGAGCAGCTTGGAAGGCCTTCGTGAGAAGCCAAACGACATCGCCGACCCCACCCGCTGGAAGGGGCCGTACTTCGACGAAGAGATCCCTGCGGATCCTTGGGGCAACAACTACAAATACGCTCCCAGCGGCACCGGCTTCGAATTGCGAAGCGCAGGGGCCGATGGTCAGGAAGGATCCGAAGATGATGTCGTTGTGACCAGCGGTACCGTTTAG